GCTCCTCGCCGCGGTGACGGCCGCGCGGCCCAAGATCGCTGACTATCCCTTCACCACCCTCGAGCCCAACCTCGGCGTGGTGCAGCTCTCGCGTCACCGCAGTTTCGTCATCGCCGATATCCCGGGCATCATCGAAGGGGCGCACGCCGGCAAGGGCCTCGGCCTGAAGTTCCTGCGTCACGTCGAGCGGACGCGCCTGCTGGTCTACATGATCCCGGTGGACGCGCCCGATACTGCCGGCGCCTACGACCTGCTGAGGCGCGAGGCCGAAGCGTTCTCGGCCGAGCTGGCCGCCAAGCCGCACTGCGTCGCCTGGACCAAGGTTGACCTCGTCCCCTCGGCTCACGAGCTCGATCTCCCCGAGACGCCCGACGCCTTCGCGCAGTTCGTGATCTCGGGCGTCTCGCATTCGGGCCTTGAGCCGTTCCTAGAATCGATGTGGAAGAGGTTGAAGGTGGAGCGTGCGGATGGGGATTGAACCCGCGCTGCTCCATCCGGACGATCCCGAGTTCCCGCTCGAGCTGCTACGCCTGAAGCGGCCGCCGAAGCTGCTCTACGTCCTGGGTGACGCGACGGTCCTTCGTGAGCCGATGGTCGCCATCGTCGGAAGCCGGGAGCCGAGCGCCTATGGCATCAAGGTGGCCTACGAGGCGGCGTACGAGTGCGCCAAGGCGGGGCTCGTCGTGGTGAGCGGCATGGCGCGCGGGCTCGACGCGCGGGCGCATCGTGGCGCGCTCGACGCGGGCGGGAAGACCGTCGCCGTGCTGGGCTGCGGCATCGATCGTATCTATCCGGTGGAGAATCGGTCGCTGCTCGAGGCCGTGCCGCACCACGGGTGTCTGGTCTCGGAGTACGGGCCCGGCGTCCGCGCGACCCGGTTCACATTCCCGGAACGCAACCGGCTCATCGCGGGGCTGGCGAAGTGCCTGCTGGTCGTCGAGGGCCGCGCCAAGGGAGGCACCAGCAACACGGTGTGGTGGACGCAGAGCCTGGAGAAGCGGATCTTCGCCGTGCCCGGCCGGATCAACGAGCTGGTCGCTGAGGGGCCGAACCTGCTGCTCCATCAGGGCGCGGGCGTCTACCTCTCGCCGCGAGACCTTCTGGCCGAGTACAAGATCGCATGGAGCGGTCCGGCCCCCGACGAGTCGGCGACCGGGATGAACGCGCCGGGCGCCGAGCTCGTGCGGGCCGAGCTCTCCGGCGCCGAGGCGACGGTGTTCGATGTGATCACGCCGGAGCCGGCGCACGTGGACCACATCGCCGAGCGCGCGCAGCTCGAGGCCGGCCTCCTGCTCGCGGCCCTGTCGTCGCTCGAGCTCCAGGGGCTGGTCCGCCAACTCCCGGGCAAGCATTTCGCCCTGGCGTCGTGAACGCCGAGCACGTCTACGTACACGTCCCCTTCTGCGCGCGTCGCTGCACCTACTGCGACTTCAGCATCGCCGTGCGCCGGCGGGTGCCGGTCGAGGAATACCTGGCGGCGCTCGCGCGGGAAGTGGAGCGGGCGGGCATGCCCGAGGCGCCACGCACCGTGTACCTCGGGGGCGGCACCCCGTCGCTGCTCGGCGGAGCCGGCCTCTCCCAGATCGCTTCGCTGCTCGGCAGGCGCGGAGATCTGGACGAGTTCACCGTCGAGGCCAACCCGGACGACGTGACCCCGGAGGCCGCGGGCGCGTGGGCGGCGGCGGGCGTGACGCGTCTCTCCATCGGGGCGCAGTCGTTCGACGACCGGGTTCTCGCCTGGATGCATCGTACCCACGACGCGGCGGCGATCGCCCGGGCCGTGAAGACGGCCCGTGCCGCGGGCGTCCGGGACATCTCGCTGGACCTCATCTTCGCGCTTCCCGAGTCCCTCGGCCGAGACTTCTCGCGGGACCTGGCTGCGGCGGTCGCGTGCGAGCCCGACCACATCTCCCTGTACGGCCTCACGATCGAGCCCGGCACTGCGCTCGCCCGGCAGGAGCAGCGTGGCGCGCTCGTCGGCGCGGCCGAGCCGCGCTATGAAGAGGAGTATCTTGAGGCGCACGCCACGCTCGAAGCGGCAGGGTATCGCTTCTACGAGGTGTCGAACGCGGCGAGGCCCGGGAAAGAGGCGGTGCACAATCGTGCCTATTGGCGGTTGGCGCCATACCTCGGCTTGGGGCCCTCCGCGCACAGCTTCGACGGGACGTCGCGATGGTGGAACGAGGCGGCTTACGCGCGGTGGCAGCGGCTGGTCGCACAGGGAGAGAGCCCCATCGCTGGGGGGGAGCTACTCAGCGAGCCCCAGCGCCGCCTGGAACAGCGCTATCTTGGGCTGCGTACGAGTGATGGGATCGCGGTCACCGAGGCGCTCGCGCTAACGGTCGGGCGATGGATCGAGAGCGGCTGGGCCGAGTGGCTGGGTGCCGGGGAGCCGGACGCCGCGGCGCGAGGTCGGGCGCGCCTCACGCCGCGAGGCTGGCTGCGGCTGGACGCCCTAGTGGCGTCCCTCTAGTTTGCGGCAGGACTTGAGGTTGCCTATGTCGCCGGACATCCTGACCGATCGAGAGCGCAAGGTTCTGGAGGCGGTCGTCCAGAGCTACGTGGAGACCGCCGAGCCGGTGGGCAGTCGGGTCCTCGCCCGGCGGTTCGGTCTCGGCGTGTCCGCCGCGACCATCCGGAACGCGATGAGCGACCTGGAAGACAAGGGGTACCTGTTCCATCCGCACACCTCCGCCGGCCGGGTCCCCACCGATCGCGCCTATCGCCTGTATGTGGACGGCCTCATGCACCTGCCGCGCCCGTCTCGGCACGACCAGGATGCGATCCGGGAAGGCCTTACCACGGAGGGCTCGGCGGTGCACGCGATCCTGCGCCGCGCGGCGGAGGTGCTCGGCGTCCTCACTCAGGAGCTCGGCGTCGCCGTCGTGCCGTCGCTCGACGGCGCGGTGCTCGAGCGGCTGGACCTCGTCACGATCTCGAGCGACCGGCTCCTCTTGGTACTCGCTCTGAAGAGCGGCGTGGTGCGGACGATCTTCGTGGAGGTTCCGGGCACGCTCCACCCGGAGGCCGTCGCGACCGTCGCCGTGGTGCTCAACGACCGGCTGGCGGGTCTCACGCTGGGTGAGCTACGGCGGACGCTTCCCGACCGATTGCGCGACAGCGCCGTGACCGCGGCCGAGGGCGAGCTGCTCGACATCTTCCTGTCCACCGGCGAGCATATCTTCGACGTGCCGGCCGGCGAGGCGGGCGACGTCGTGCTTGGCCACACCTCGGTGCTCGCCGACCAGCCCGAGTTCCAGAGCGGCCCCAAGATGCGCCAGTTGATCGAGCTGACGGAGCAGCGCGACGTGCTCAAGCAGGTGCTGGGCCAGCGCGCCAACGCCGTCGGTCTCACGATCACCATCGGCGGCGAGAACGAGAACCGCAGCCTGTCCAACCTCACGCTCGTCACATCACCCTACCGGGCCGGCTCGCTCCAGGGCGTGATCGGCGTCCTCGGCCCGACGCGGATGCCCTACGTGAAGATCGTGGCGCTGGTCGAGCACACCTCCAAGATGGTGAGCGACCTGCTGCGATGACCGACTACTACTCGCTCCTCGAAGTCCCCCGCGACGCCGCCGAGGCGGTGATCAAGCGCGCCTACCGCAAGCTCGCCATGCAGTACCACCCCGACCGCAACAACGGCGACAAGGACTCGGAGGCGCGCTTCAAGGAGATCACCGAGGCGTACGAGGTCCTTCGTGATCCCGGGAAGCGGAGCATCTACGACCACTACGGAGAGGCCGGCCTCAAGGGCCGGGCGGGACAGGCACAGGGCTTTCACGCGTTCGACCTTTCCGAGGCGCTCAACATCTTCATGCGCGACTTCGGCGGGTTCAGCGGCTTCGAAGAGCTGTTCGGCGGCGGCCGGCAGGGCGGCCCTTCGGAACGGCGCGGGAACGACCTGCGCGCGGCCGTGTCCCTCGGGTTGGACGACGTCGCGCGCGGCACCAAGAAGACGCTGCGCTACCAGGTGCTGGTGCCGTGCGAAGCGTGCGCGGGATCGGGCGCCAAGCGTGGGACCAGCCCCAGGACCTGCGGGACGTGCGGCGGGGCCGGGCAGGTGCGGCGGGCGCAGCGCTCGGTGTTCGGGCAGTTCGTGACGGTGGGGCCTTGTCCGACCTGCGCCGGCGAGGGCCGCATCATCGCGGTCAGGTGCGACATCTGCCGGGGCGACGGCCGCACCCGGGTAGACCGCACCGTGAACGTGGACGTGCCGCCCGGCGTCTCGTCGGAGAACTACATCACCATGCGCGGCCAGGGCCATGCCGGGCCGCGCGGAGGCACGGCCGGCGATCTCATCGTGATGCTCGAGGTCGAGGACGACCCGCGCTTCGTTCGTCACGGCGACGACCTCGTCTACGACCTGCCGCTGTCGTTCAGCCAGGCGGCGCTCGGGGCCGACGTCGTGGTTCCAACGCCTTGGGGCGACGAGCCGGTCAAGGTGAGCCCCGGCACGCAGGCGGGCACCACCATGAGGCTCAAGGGTCGCGGGCTGCCGCACCTCGGCTCTGCTTCGAAGGGCGACGTGCACGTGCGGGTGGGGATCTGGACCCCCGAGCGCCTCACGCCGGAGCTCGAGCGCGTCTTCCGCGAGCTTGCGAAGCATGAGGGCGAGGCGCCCGCGAGCCGCGACGGACGGTCATTCTGGGACCGTATGAAGGAGGCCTTGGGCGCGTGAGCACGCGCACCGCACCGGCCCCGGCGCCCGCCGTCATCGTGTTCGCGCGCGGACCGTTCGTGGCGGGCGGCGTCGTGATCCTGGACGACGAGGAATCGCACCACCTGCGCGTCCGGCGGGTCGGAGACGGAGCGGCGGTGCGGCTCATCGATGGCCGGGGCGGCGTGGCGACGGCCCGGCTCGCGCTCGACCGTGACCTGGTCGCCGCGCGAGTCATTGCCGCGACGGTCGTGCCGGCGCCGCCGGTCACGGAAATGTTCGTAGGGTCCGGCGACCGCGACCGTTTTCTCGGCTTGGTGGAGAAGGCGACCGAGCTGGGCGCTACGCGGATCATCCCCCTCGTCACCGAGCGCTCCCATCAGGTGGCGACCCGTTTCCAGGCGGTGCACGTGGAGAAGGCCGTGCGCCGCGCGAGGGAGTCGCTCAAGCAGTGCGGCGCGGCCTGGGTCCCCTCGATCCTGTCGCCGGCAGCGCTCAGCGAGGCCGTGCGCATCCCCGGCCCGGTTCCGCTCAAACTGGTTGCGGACGCCGAAGGCGGGCCACTGCCGCCGATCAAGGAGGGCGACCCAGTGTACTGGGCCATTGGACCCGAAGGGGGATTCACACCTCCCGAGCTCGCGACGCTGCGCTCCGCGGGCTTCAAGCCGGTCGCGCTGGGCAGGGCAACCCTGCGCTTCGACACCGCCGCCCTCGCCGCCCTGGCTCTGACGGCCGCCGCCCGCCTCGGGGGTGGCGAATAGACGTTGCCGGTGTTTATTCCTTCACCCATCACCTATCACCCATCACCCATCACCGGTTTTCCGAATGACCGACTGCATGTTCTGCAAGATCGCCAAGGGCGAGACGAAGGCGGACGTCGTCCTCCAGACGCCGGAGGCGATCGCCATCCGGGACATCAACCCGCAGGCGCCGGACCACGTGCTCGTCATCCCCAACCGGCACCTCGAGTCTCTCAACGACACCACCGACGTGCCGCTGCTGGGCTCGCTCATGCTCCTTGCCAAGGAAGTGGCAAGGAAGGTGATGATCGACCACGGCGGCTATCGGGTCGTGCTGAATGTGGGGGCCCACGGCGGCCAGACGGTGCCGCACCTGCATCTGCACGTGCTGGGAGGGCGGCGGATGAAATGGCCGCCGGGGTAGGGAGCGGGGAGCAGGGAGCGGTACCTTTTGGCGTGCCGCGATGCCTTCGCGCCGCGCCAAAGGAACCGCTCCCTCAGGAACCGCTCCCCATCCCTTGTGATGCGTCCAGAGGCCGGTTAACTTTTTCAGGCTAGCTGCTTTAGAGACCCGAACACGAGGTATGGAATGCCGGAAGTCATCATCCACGAGGATGAGAACTTCGAGCGCGCGCTGAAGCGCTTCAAGAAGAAGTGCGAGAAGGCGGGCATCCTCTCGGATCTGAGGAAGCACCGTCACTACGAGAAGCCCAGCGAACGCCGCAAGCGGAAGATGAACGCCGCCCGTCGAAAGAGCCGCCGCACCAGGAGTGAGTGACACGCTCGTCGAGCAGATCCGCGCCGCGCTGAATGCGGCGCGCAAGGACCGCGACAACGCTCGGACGCTCCTCTACTCAACCCTCCTTTCGGACCTCAAGAACCGCGATATCGAGCTCGGCCGCGAAGTGAGCGAGGCCGAGTCGGTCGAGGTCGTGACGCCGTGAAGGCGGCGATCGCCGCCGGCGCGAAGGACCTTGGCGCCTTGATGGGGAAGGTGATGCCGCAGTTCAAGGGTCGCGCGGAAGGGCGGGTGATCAACCAGATCGCCCGCGAGGAGCTGGCCGGATAATGACGGGCGGGTCATTCGCGGTTCCGGATCTTGCCGCTATCGAGTTCCCCGCCGTGCTCGACCAGGTCTCGCAGTACGCCGTAACCCACCTCGGCGCGGATCGGGTCCGCGCCCTCACCCCGACGACCGACGCTGCCTGGATCGACCGCGAGCTGACCCTCGTCGGCCAGTATGCCACGCGCCTTGAGGCCGGCGACGATCTCGAGCCCGAGCCGTTCCCCGACATCGCGGCGGCGCTGGGGCGCCTGGTACTCGAGGGCGCGGTACTCGAGGGTGCCGAGCTGGCGGCGGTCGGGCTGGTTTTGGAGGCGGCGCGCGTCGTCGGAGGCAGGCTGCGGCGAGTGCAGCGAGACGCCGGTGCCGTCGCTGGTCTCGCCGCGCCCGCGCTCCCCGCTGAGCCGGAGCGCGAGCTCGGGAAGGCGCTGGAGCCGGACGGCCGGGTGCGCGACGCCGCGTCCAGGGACCTGGCGCGCCTCCGCCGCGAGGTGCTCGAGGCCCGCGACGAGCTGGTGAAGGGATTGGAACGCGCCCTCGCGTCGCTCGATGCCCGTCATCGGCCGGCGGACGCCACGGTGACCCTCCGCGGCGGGCGGTACGTAATCCCGGTCCGGCGCGAGGCCCGCACCAGGCTGGGCGGGATCGTCCACGACGAGTCGGCCACCCACGCGACGCTCTTCGTGGAGCCGGCCGAGGCCATCGAACGGGGCAACCGGCTGCGCGCGCTCGCGGCGGAAGAGGCGCGGGAGGTGCTGCGGGTGCTGCGCACCCTCACGGTGATGCTCCGCCCCCATGCCGACCCCCTCGCGGCCGCGTTCGAGATGCTCATCGCGGTGGATTCCTGCTATGCGCGAGCCCGCTTCGCGCTCGCGGTGGGCGGGACACGGCCGCGGATCGGCGACGGCGAGCCGCTGGCCATCGTGCGCGGCGCGCACCCGCTGCTATTCGCCGCCGGCACGCCGGTGGAGCGCTTCGACCTGGCGCTGGACCAGGGAGAGCGAACGGTGCTGCTCTCGGGCCCCAACACCGGCGGCAAGACGGTGCTGCTCAAGGCGGTGGGCCTGGTGGCGGCGCTGTCGCAGAGTGGCGTCATCCCGCCCGTGGGGCCCCAGACGCGCCTGCCGGTGTTCACGGCGCTCTTCGCCGACATCGGTGACCGCCAGAGCATTCGCGAGAGTCTTTCCACGTTCAGCGCCCACGTAGCCGCCTTGCGCGAGGTGCTCGACCGGGCGGACGCGGGGTCGCTCGTCCTCCTCGACGAGCTGGGCACCGGGACCGATCCGGCGGAGGGTGCGGCACTGGCGGCGGCGACGCTGCGGCTCCTCACTTCACGCGGCGCCGTCACCTTTGCTACCACGCACCTCGGCGCGCTCAAGCAGCTCGCGGCGCGCGAGAGCGGCATCGTGAATGCGTCGCTCCAGTTCGACGCGGCCACCCTCACGCCCACCTACCGCTTCGCCAAGGGGCTGCCCGGCCGGTCGTACGGGCTCGCGATCGCGCGGCGCCTGGGGGTGCGCGAGGAAGTCCTCGCCGATGCTGAGCGAAGCCTGCCGGCGGATGCGCGGCAGCTGGACCAGACATTGGCGACCCTCGAGGCCCGGGCGCAGGAGCTGGAGCTGCGCGCGGCGGACCTGGACGCGCGCGCTGCCGAGCTCGAGGCGCTACGATTCGAGCTGAGTGCGATGCGGGACCGCCTCGCGGAGTGGCAGCGCGGGCTTGAGCGGCAGGAGAAGGAGCTGGAGAGGTCGCGCAAGGCCGCGAAGCGCGAGGTACTGCTCGAGTCGCGTGCGGAGGTCGAGCGCGCGATCGCGCTGGCGCAGGCGGACCAGCCGCGCGAGGCCCGGCGGATCCTGGAGGATTCGATCCGCGCGCTCGCCGAGGCCGAGGAGCAGAAGGAGCGCGACGCGGCGTCGGTTGCGCCGGGAAGTAAAGTGCGCATCGAGTCGCTCGGTATCGAGGGCGAGGTCGAAAGCGTCCAGGGAGACGATGTGGCCGTCCTGGTGCGCGGCCGCCGCGTCCGCGTGGCCACCTCCGACGTGACGGCGTTGCCATGATCGCCCCCGAGCTGATCGAGCAGATCCGCGATGCGGCCGACCTGGTGACCCTGATAGGCGAGCACGTCGAGCTCAAGCGCACCGGCTCCGACTTCCGCGGCCCGTGCCCCTTCCACGGCGGCACTCACCGCAACTTCTCCGTGGTGCCGAAGAAGCAGATGTACCACTGCTTCGTGTGCCACGAATCGGGGGACGTCTTCACCTTCTGGATGAAGAAGTTCGGGCTCGACTACCCGACCGCCGTCCGCGAGATCGCCGGCAAGGTGGGCATCGTAGTGCCCGACACCCGCCAGGCCGGGCCGGACCCTAACGAGCCGCTCTACTCCGCGCTCGGGGTCGCCGCCGACTGGTTCGCCCGGCGGTTGCGCGAGTCCGAGGGCGCCGCGACCGCGCGCGAGTACCTGGCGCGCCGGTCGATCGACGACGTGGTGCGCGACCAGTACCAGCTCGGCTACGCCCCCGCCCGCGGCGAGGAGATGCTGGAGGCGATGCGCGCCCTCGGCATAGAGGACGGCGCGCTCAAGGGCGCGGGGCTCGTGATGGAGCGGGAGGGCGCGGCACTCGTCCCACGCTTCCGCGGCCGCCTCATTTTCCCCATCACGGACGCGCGCGGCCGCGTGGTGGGCTTCGGCGGCAGGCTGCTGGGCGACGGCGAGCCCAAGTACCTCAACTCGCCCGAAACGGACGTCTTCCACAAGGGGACGCTGCTCTACGGACTCGACCGCGCCCGCGGCGCGATCCGCAGCGAAGGGCTGGCGGTCGTCGTGGAGGGGTACGTGGACGTCATCCGCCTGCAGGCCGCCGGGATCGGTTTCGCCGTCGCGCCGCTCGGCACCGCCCTCACCGGCGAGCAGGCCCGCGTGCTGCGGCGCTACGCCAAGAGCGTCGCGCTGGCCCTCGATGCCGACTCCGCCGGGCTCCGCTCCACTTTCCGCGCCGGCGACGAGTTACTGCGCCAGGGCGTCGCGGTCAGCGTGGTGTCGCTTCCCCAGGGCGAGGACCCCGACACCCTGGTGGCGAAGGGCGGCGCCGAGGCGTTCCGCGCGCTGCTTGGCCAGGCGGTGGACCTGTTCGAGCGCAAGGTCCAACTCCTCGACCGCAAGGGCCTCTTCGGCTCGCTCGAGGGGCGGAGGCGCGCTCTGGACCGCCTCTTCCCGACCATCCGCGCCGCCGCCGATCCGATCACGCGCGGCCTGTATCTGGCCCGCGCGGCGGAGCGGAGTGGGGTGTCCAAAGAAGTGCTGGAGCAGGAGGTGGAGCGCGCGGAACGGCGGAACGCCGGCACGACGGAACGAAGGGGCTCCGAGACGCCGGTGCCCGGCGGAGGCGACGTTCCGCCGTTCCGCCGTTCCGTCGTCCCCCCCGACATCCCCGCCGAGCGGGACCTCGTGCACCTGATGCTCGCTGATGAGACGTGGGTGGATCGGGTGCGGCGGTCCGTGACGGTCGAGGAGTTCAGGCACCCGATGCTGCACGAGATAGCGGCGGCACTCCTCGCCGGCACGCGAGAACCGCCATCGGAGGACGCGGTGACGGCCTGGGAGCGGCTCGCTCGGCCGCGCGAAGGCAAGTTCGACGCGGAGGCGGCTTTCAACGCGGCGGTCGCCTGGATCGCCGACCGCCCGCGGCGGGAGCGCCTGGTGGAGATCGACCGGCTCATGGCGCTAGCCGAACGGGACGAGCAGGAGTTGTTGATGGGCGAGAAGATGAAATTGCTTTCGGCGGGCGGCGTTCGGTACGGTCGCAAGTCGATGCAGCCGGAGAGGGAGCCGAGGTACTAATATAGAAGCGTTCTACGTTCTTCCTTGAAAGGAGCCATCGTTGCATCCAGATATAGCAGCCCTGCTCGCGCTCCAGGAGCGCGACCGGGCCGTGGGGGCGGTCGAGAAGTCGTTCGACGCCCTGATCCCCGAGGAGCAGGCGCTCGACGCGGAGTTAGCCAGCCACACCAAGGCGCTCGAGGATGCCGACCGGGGCGCCGCGGGAGCCGAAGCCAGACGCGCCGAGCTCGAGGCGCGCATCGCAGGCTACCAGCGGATGCAGGAGACCAGACGGCAGCAGCTCGAGTACGTGCGTGGCGCCAAGGAGGCCTCCACTCTGACGGCGGAACTGGACCTCGCACGCAGCGTGCTGGTGAAGGAGGAGGCCGAGTTCATGCGCAGCGGCGACGCGATCGTCGAGGCGCAGAAGAAGGTGAAGGACCTCCAGAAGGCGCACGACGCGGTGGTGGCGAAGCAGGCCGAGGCGCGGGCGGCGCTAGAGGCCAAGCGGGCCGAGCTGAACGAGCAGCTCGCGGCCGCCAAGGCGGAGCGGGCCGAAGCTACCAAGGCCGTCGCGTCGGCGCTGCTCGTCCGTTACGAGCGGATCCGTCGTGGCCGTGCCCCGCAGGCCGTCTTCGCGCTAAGGCAGGACGCGTGCGGCCACTGCAACACGGGGGTCCCTCTCCAGCGGCGCGCCGAGATCCAGCAGGGCCATTCCATCGAATCGTGCGAGGTATGCGGCGTGCTCCTATATGCGGAGGGGTGAGACCCTCGCGCGCCGCTGGCAGGTCGAGCCCGCTCCCGACGACGCGGTCGCGAACCGCGTAGCCCAGGGTCTCGGCGTGCCGCTCCCGTTCGCGCGGCTCCTCGTGCAGCGCGGCTGCTCCACGCCGGAAGCGGCGCGGCGCTTCCTGCGGCCTTCGCGCGAGGAACTCCACGATCCCATGCTCCTCCCCGACATGGACACCGCGGTGGAACGGCTTGTTCAGGCGGTCCGCGGGAGTGAGCCGGTGCTCGTGCACGGTGATTACGACGTGGACGGGCAGTGTTCGACGGCCATCATGACGCGGCTGCTGGCCCACGCGGGCGGGCGGCCGGTGCCGTTCCTCCCTCATCGGATCCGTGACGGCTACGACCTGTCCGAGGCCGGAGTGAAGGCAGCCGCCGCGGCCGGCGCGCGCGTCATCCTCACGCTCGACTGCGGCACGACGGCAGTAGCGCCGATAGCCGAGGCGCGTAGCCTTGGCATGGACGTGATAGTGGTGGACCACCACCTCCCCGGTCCGGAGCGCCCTGACGCCATCGCCATGGTGAATCCGCGCCGCCCCGAGAGCCGGTACCCCTTCGCCGATCTCTGCGGCGCCGGCGTGGCCTGGAAGCTCGCCGTCGCGCTGGGCCGCGCACTCGGCGTGGCCGAGGGCGTACCGTGGCACCTCGTGGACCTGGTCGCCCTCGCCACCGTGGCGGACCTGGTCCCGCTCGCCGGCGAGAACCGGGCGCTGGTGCGCCTCGGGCTCAAAGTCATGCGCTCCACCCGATGGCTGGGCCTGGCGGCGTTGATCCGCGAAGCCCGCCTCGCCGACCAGACGCTGCGCGCGGGACACCTGGGGTTCCTGCTCGGGCCGCGGCTCAATGCGGCGGGCCGCGTCGGCGACGCCAACGATGGCCTCCGGCTGCTCCTCACCGACGACGCCGAGGAGGCTGCGAAGCTCGCGGCACAGCTCGAGCGGCAGAACGCGGAGCGCCAGGCGCTCGACCAGCGCACCCTCGAGGAGGCGCTGGCCGTGCTGGAGTCCGACTACGACCCGTCACGCGACGTGGGAGTGGTGCTCGCGCGGGAGGGCTGGCATCCCGGGGTCATAGGGATCGTGGCCTCGCGCGTAGTGGAGCGCATCTCGCGGCCCACGTTCCTGGTGGCCTTTGACGGCGACGTGGGGAAGGGGTCGGGGCGGTCCGTCGGGCGGTGCGACCTGCACGCCGCGCTCGCCAGTTGCGCCTCTCACCTGGACAAGTGGGGCGGCCACCGCATGGCCGCCGGACTCACCGTGCGGCGCGACCGGCTCGACGCGTTCCGATCCGCGTTCAACGACGCGTGCGCCGCGCAGGTCGATCCCGCCGACCTCGTACCAACCCAGCGCGTGGACGCGGTGCTCGGGCTTGCGGACCTCTCCGCTGAGATGGAGCGGCTCATCCGCGCGCTGGAACCGACCGGCCTCGGCAACCCGGGGCCGGTGTTCGGACTCGAAGGCGTGCGGCTCGCGGGTCCGCCCAGGCCGATGGGCGAGAAGCACGTGCGGTTCACGCTCACCGACGGGACTCGCTCCCTGCGCACCGTGGCGTGGAACGTTCGCGACGAGGTCGAGGAGCTGGTGCGCTCGGCCAAGGGTCCGCTGCGCGCCGCGGTCCGCCTCGAACGCGACACCTATATGGGCCGGGATATGCTCGAAGGGCGCCTGGTCGCCCTGACGGCGGCCTAGGGTGCGAATCGCCGGCGGGATGTGGCGGAGCCGGCGTATCGAGTCTCCCGCCGACCCGCGCGCTCGCCCCACGACCGACCGGGTACGCGAGGCGTGGATGAACATCCTCGCTGACCGGCTCGCCGGTGCGCGCGTGGTGGACCTCTTCGCCGGCTCGGGCGCGATGGGGCTCGAGGCGCTCTCCCGCGGCGCCGCCGGCTGCGACTTCGTCGAACTGTACCAGAACAACCTGGACGCGCTCGGCCGAAACATCGAGAAGCTCTCGGCTACCGGCTGCAGGTTGTTTCGAGCCGATGCCCTGCGCTTCGCCGCCAAGCTGGAGCCGCGCGCCTACGACATCGCCTTCGCCGACCCGCCCTACACCACCGGCCACGCGTCCCGGATCGCGGCCCTCTTCCGCGAGCGCCGGTTTGCACGCATTCTCGGCGTTGAGCACGAGATCCACGAGGACGTCGGTGAGGGCGAGCACCGCCGCTACGGCAGCACGATACTCACGTTCCTCGAGGCGCCCGACCCTGAACCCTGACCACTGCCGACCGCGGCGCGTCTGCGCGTCTGCCCACTGAGGTCCCATGACCCGACTGGCTGTCTATCCCGGCTCGTTCGACCCCATCACCCGGGGCCATGAGGACCTGATCCGCCGCGGCCTCGTCTTCGCCGACCGCGTGGTGGTCGCGGTGGCGACGCAGATCGCCAAGGAGCCGCTCTTCACCACCGAGGAGCGGGTGGACCTGGTGCGTCAGACGGTGGGCGGCGAGTCGGGGGTCGAGGTCCGTCCCTTCGACGGTCTGCTCGTCGCGTTCGCCCGGGAGATCGGCGCGTCGGTGATCGTGCGCGGGCTGCGCTACGTGAGCGACTTCGAGTACGAGTACCAGATGGCGCTCATGAACCGCAAGCTTGCCCCCGAGATCGAGACCGTCTTCCTCGTGCCGGC
Above is a window of Gemmatimonadales bacterium DNA encoding:
- the dprA gene encoding DNA-processing protein DprA codes for the protein MGIEPALLHPDDPEFPLELLRLKRPPKLLYVLGDATVLREPMVAIVGSREPSAYGIKVAYEAAYECAKAGLVVVSGMARGLDARAHRGALDAGGKTVAVLGCGIDRIYPVENRSLLEAVPHHGCLVSEYGPGVRATRFTFPERNRLIAGLAKCLLVVEGRAKGGTSNTVWWTQSLEKRIFAVPGRINELVAEGPNLLLHQGAGVYLSPRDLLAEYKIAWSGPAPDESATGMNAPGAELVRAELSGAEATVFDVITPEPAHVDHIAERAQLEAGLLLAALSSLELQGLVRQLPGKHFALAS
- the hemW gene encoding radical SAM family heme chaperone HemW gives rise to the protein MNAEHVYVHVPFCARRCTYCDFSIAVRRRVPVEEYLAALAREVERAGMPEAPRTVYLGGGTPSLLGGAGLSQIASLLGRRGDLDEFTVEANPDDVTPEAAGAWAAAGVTRLSIGAQSFDDRVLAWMHRTHDAAAIARAVKTARAAGVRDISLDLIFALPESLGRDFSRDLAAAVACEPDHISLYGLTIEPGTALARQEQRGALVGAAEPRYEEEYLEAHATLEAAGYRFYEVSNAARPGKEAVHNRAYWRLAPYLGLGPSAHSFDGTSRWWNEAAYARWQRLVAQGESPIAGGELLSEPQRRLEQRYLGLRTSDGIAVTEALALTVGRWIESGWAEWLGAGEPDAAARGRARLTPRGWLRLDALVASL
- the hrcA gene encoding heat-inducible transcriptional repressor HrcA encodes the protein MSPDILTDRERKVLEAVVQSYVETAEPVGSRVLARRFGLGVSAATIRNAMSDLEDKGYLFHPHTSAGRVPTDRAYRLYVDGLMHLPRPSRHDQDAIREGLTTEGSAVHAILRRAAEVLGVLTQELGVAVVPSLDGAVLERLDLVTISSDRLLLVLALKSGVVRTIFVEVPGTLHPEAVATVAVVLNDRLAGLTLGELRRTLPDRLRDSAVTAAEGELLDIFLSTGEHIFDVPAGEAGDVVLGHTSVLADQPEFQSGPKMRQLIELTEQRDVLKQVLGQRANAVGLTITIGGENENRSLSNLTLVTSPYRAGSLQGVIGVLGPTRMPYVKIVALVEHTSKMVSDLLR
- the dnaJ gene encoding molecular chaperone DnaJ, giving the protein MTDYYSLLEVPRDAAEAVIKRAYRKLAMQYHPDRNNGDKDSEARFKEITEAYEVLRDPGKRSIYDHYGEAGLKGRAGQAQGFHAFDLSEALNIFMRDFGGFSGFEELFGGGRQGGPSERRGNDLRAAVSLGLDDVARGTKKTLRYQVLVPCEACAGSGAKRGTSPRTCGTCGGAGQVRRAQRSVFGQFVTVGPCPTCAGEGRIIAVRCDICRGDGRTRVDRTVNVDVPPGVSSENYITMRGQGHAGPRGGTAGDLIVMLEVEDDPRFVRHGDDLVYDLPLSFSQAALGADVVVPTPWGDEPVKVSPGTQAGTTMRLKGRGLPHLGSASKGDVHVRVGIWTPERLTPELERVFRELAKHEGEAPASRDGRSFWDRMKEALGA
- a CDS encoding RsmE family RNA methyltransferase, whose translation is MSTRTAPAPAPAVIVFARGPFVAGGVVILDDEESHHLRVRRVGDGAAVRLIDGRGGVATARLALDRDLVAARVIAATVVPAPPVTEMFVGSGDRDRFLGLVEKATELGATRIIPLVTERSHQVATRFQAVHVEKAVRRARESLKQCGAAWVPSILSPAALSEAVRIPGPVPLKLVADAEGGPLPPIKEGDPVYWAIGPEGGFTPPELATLRSAGFKPVALGRATLRFDTAALAALALTAAARLGGGE
- a CDS encoding histidine triad nucleotide-binding protein is translated as MTDCMFCKIAKGETKADVVLQTPEAIAIRDINPQAPDHVLVIPNRHLESLNDTTDVPLLGSLMLLAKEVARKVMIDHGGYRVVLNVGAHGGQTVPHLHLHVLGGRRMKWPPG
- the rpsU gene encoding 30S ribosomal protein S21, giving the protein MPEVIIHEDENFERALKRFKKKCEKAGILSDLRKHRHYEKPSERRKRKMNAARRKSRRTRSE
- a CDS encoding GatB/YqeY domain-containing protein: MSDTLVEQIRAALNAARKDRDNARTLLYSTLLSDLKNRDIELGREVSEAESVEVVTP
- a CDS encoding GatB/YqeY domain-containing protein: MKAAIAAGAKDLGALMGKVMPQFKGRAEGRVINQIAREELAG